Genomic DNA from Pistricoccus aurantiacus:
CGCTTTGACAGGGCTTTTTTGGCCTTCAAACATCCCTATTCTTAGCCAACATAACGCCATTTCTACATTAAAACAGTCATAAAAACAGCATGATAGCTCTACCAAGCCTTCATCGGAGGAAGCCTAATGCGAGTGCTATACGGAATGTTATTGATGCTCCTGTTACTGGTCGTCGCCGGTATCCTTTTCATCTACAGCGGCTTTTACAACGTCGCCGCCAGCGTTCCTCACGCGGCACTGACGAGGTGGGCGACCCATACCACCATGCATTATTCCGTCGAGGCGCGCAGCGATGCTATCCGCGTACCCAACCTCGACGATTCTCAAATGATTGCTCGGGGCGCGCGTACCTACGAGGAGATGTGTGTCGCTTGTCACCTCAAGCCGGGAACCGATAGCACCGCGCTGCATAAAGGGCTTAACCCCCCGCCTCCCAACCTGACTGAAGAAGATGATTGGGCACCCGCGGAACAATTCTGGATTATCGACCACGGTATCAAGATGTCCGGCATGCCGGCCTGGGGCGAAAGCCATGCAGACAAGGAAATCTGGGAGGTGGTGGCGTTCTTGCAGCGCCTGCCCGAACTTTCCGAGCAGCAATATATCGAGCTAGCCAACCCCGAGAAGGAAGGAGGTGCGATATGACCGACACTCCTCATCATCAAGA
This window encodes:
- a CDS encoding c-type cytochrome; its protein translation is MLLLLVVAGILFIYSGFYNVAASVPHAALTRWATHTTMHYSVEARSDAIRVPNLDDSQMIARGARTYEEMCVACHLKPGTDSTALHKGLNPPPPNLTEEDDWAPAEQFWIIDHGIKMSGMPAWGESHADKEIWEVVAFLQRLPELSEQQYIELANPEKEGGAI